The Hymenobacter sp. 5317J-9 genome has a window encoding:
- a CDS encoding RagB/SusD family nutrient uptake outer membrane protein produces MKKYTILAALLALSLGSCNKEYLNPSAASEQQVVTSSDGLITLCNGLQARYTTGGALSVLYNAVAAGGLSTKELTILNVGNIEEYNVSLGAGNVTNSNIVIRNLWTQANLVKANADLVLANAGNATEAGTRSGIVAYASIFRALALGTLAQFFESAPLTVQENAAFVPRVQLLQNAVAQLETAATQLAAAPVSADFNAKIVPGIDLPNTIQALIARYSLQAGDYDKALAAAGRVDLTKRSVFNFDDNTRNPLFEVAFGNRNVFEPFNTSLGLTGALAPESGDRRLPALLRISPAPLPTQNLGTGFFTANSAPIPVYLPNEMILIRAEAYARKSDVPNAITELNRVRTSTAAATSTSTGLLLTLPGAGLPAYSGPATQADVLTDILRNRSIELAFQGFRLEDSRRFGRPGPGAAGAERNRNFYPYPRVERENNSQTPTDPLI; encoded by the coding sequence ATGAAAAAATATACCATCCTCGCGGCCCTGCTGGCGTTGTCGCTCGGCAGCTGCAACAAAGAATACCTGAACCCCAGCGCGGCCAGCGAACAGCAGGTCGTGACGTCGTCCGACGGCCTCATCACGCTCTGCAACGGCCTGCAGGCCCGCTATACCACCGGCGGCGCGCTCAGTGTGCTGTATAACGCGGTGGCGGCCGGCGGCCTCAGCACCAAGGAACTCACCATTCTGAACGTGGGCAACATTGAAGAATACAACGTGAGCTTAGGCGCTGGCAACGTCACGAACAGCAACATCGTCATTCGCAACCTCTGGACGCAAGCCAACCTGGTGAAAGCCAACGCCGACCTGGTGCTGGCCAACGCCGGCAACGCCACCGAAGCAGGCACCCGCAGCGGCATTGTGGCCTACGCCAGCATTTTCCGGGCGCTGGCGCTGGGCACGCTGGCGCAGTTTTTCGAGAGCGCGCCGCTCACGGTGCAGGAAAATGCAGCTTTTGTGCCCCGCGTGCAGCTGCTGCAAAATGCCGTGGCGCAGCTCGAAACGGCGGCCACGCAGCTGGCCGCTGCGCCGGTGTCGGCCGACTTCAACGCCAAGATTGTGCCCGGCATCGACCTGCCCAACACCATTCAGGCCCTGATTGCGCGCTACAGCCTGCAGGCCGGCGACTACGACAAGGCCTTGGCCGCCGCCGGCCGCGTGGACCTTACCAAACGGTCGGTGTTCAACTTCGACGACAACACCCGCAACCCGCTGTTTGAAGTGGCCTTCGGCAACCGCAACGTGTTCGAGCCCTTCAACACCAGCCTGGGCCTGACCGGCGCGCTGGCCCCCGAGTCGGGCGACCGGCGCCTGCCCGCGCTGCTGCGCATCAGCCCGGCCCCGCTGCCCACCCAGAACCTGGGCACGGGCTTCTTCACCGCCAACAGCGCCCCCATTCCGGTGTACCTGCCCAATGAAATGATTCTGATTCGGGCCGAAGCTTACGCCCGCAAGAGCGACGTACCCAACGCCATCACCGAGCTGAACCGGGTGCGCACCAGCACGGCGGCGGCCACCAGCACCAGCACGGGCCTGCTGCTCACGCTGCCGGGGGCGGGCCTGCCGGCCTACTCCGGCCCCGCCACCCAGGCCGACGTGCTGACGGACATTCTGCGCAACCGCAGCATCGAACTGGCCTTCCAAGGCTTCCGGCTCGAAGACAGCCGGCGGTTTGGGCGCCCCGGCCCGGGCGCGGCCGGCGCCGAGCGCAACCGCAACTTCTACCCCTACCCCCGCGTGGAGCGCGAAAACAACTCGCAGACCCCGACTGACCCGCTGATTTAG
- the nagB gene encoding glucosamine-6-phosphate deaminase: protein MASPLATLPATAGAHLPVSLYADSEQASAAVAQQIADLIRRRAAEGRPCVLGLATGSSPTRVYEELVRLHREDGLSFQNVISFNLDEYYPMAPGSLQSYVRFMREYLFDHVDIRPENVHIPDGTVPPEQVPAFCQRYEEQIREAGGIDLQLLGIGRTGHIGFNEPGSGPASRTRMITLDHVTRTDAASDFYGEENVPRRALTMGVGTILEARHIVLLAWGEGKAAVVKRMVEGEVTDTVPATYLQRHPAVQVVLDEAAGAELTPRKTPWLLGLPCDWHDAALVRKAITWLARSVSKPILKLTEEDYNENGLSELLAQSGPAYDINIRVFNELQHTITGWPGGKPDADDTHRPERAAPFPKRVLIFSPHPDDDVISMGGTLLRLVDQGHEVHVAYQTSGNIAVFDDEAIRFAEFVADYDHAFRLPGDEPADNLYHRVAEFLKNKQPGQVDSDEVQQIKGLIRRGEAKSACRLAGVPDANAHFLDLPFYETGRVRKKPLGDEDIRLTMELLNRIQPHQIYAAGDLSDPHGTHRVCLAAIFESIYRLKESGTQWLDDCWVWLYRGAWQEWDIDQIEMAVPLSPSELTRKRRAIFKHQSQKDRPLFPGADQREFWQRSEARNRTTAKIYDELGLPEYEGIEAFVRWAF, encoded by the coding sequence ATGGCCTCCCCCCTCGCAACGCTGCCCGCCACCGCCGGTGCGCACCTCCCCGTTAGCCTCTACGCCGATTCGGAGCAAGCCTCCGCCGCCGTAGCCCAACAAATCGCCGACCTCATTCGCCGCCGCGCCGCCGAGGGCCGCCCCTGCGTGCTGGGCTTGGCCACCGGCTCGTCGCCCACGCGGGTGTACGAGGAACTGGTGCGCCTGCACCGCGAAGACGGCCTGAGCTTCCAGAACGTCATCAGCTTCAACCTCGACGAGTACTACCCCATGGCGCCCGGCTCGCTGCAGAGCTACGTGCGCTTCATGCGCGAGTACCTGTTCGACCACGTCGACATCCGGCCCGAGAACGTGCACATTCCCGATGGGACCGTGCCGCCGGAGCAGGTGCCGGCCTTCTGCCAGCGCTACGAGGAGCAGATACGCGAGGCCGGCGGCATCGATTTGCAGCTGCTGGGCATCGGGCGCACCGGCCACATCGGCTTCAACGAGCCCGGCTCGGGGCCGGCCTCCCGCACCCGCATGATTACCCTCGACCACGTGACGCGCACCGACGCGGCCTCCGACTTCTACGGTGAGGAAAACGTGCCGCGCCGGGCCCTCACCATGGGCGTGGGTACCATTCTCGAAGCCCGCCACATTGTGCTGCTGGCCTGGGGCGAGGGCAAAGCCGCCGTGGTGAAGCGCATGGTGGAAGGCGAGGTGACCGATACGGTGCCGGCCACTTACCTGCAGCGCCACCCGGCCGTGCAGGTGGTGCTGGACGAGGCCGCCGGCGCCGAGCTCACGCCCCGCAAAACGCCCTGGCTGCTGGGCCTGCCCTGCGACTGGCACGACGCGGCCCTGGTGCGCAAGGCCATCACCTGGCTGGCCCGCAGCGTGAGCAAGCCCATTCTGAAACTCACCGAGGAAGACTACAACGAAAACGGCCTCTCGGAACTGCTGGCGCAGTCGGGCCCGGCCTACGACATCAACATTCGCGTCTTCAACGAGCTGCAGCACACCATCACCGGCTGGCCCGGCGGCAAGCCCGACGCCGACGACACCCACCGCCCCGAGCGCGCCGCGCCGTTTCCCAAGCGCGTGCTCATCTTCTCGCCGCACCCCGACGACGACGTGATTTCGATGGGCGGCACCCTGCTGCGGCTCGTGGACCAGGGCCACGAGGTGCACGTGGCCTACCAGACCTCGGGCAATATTGCCGTGTTCGACGACGAGGCCATTCGCTTCGCCGAATTTGTGGCCGATTACGACCACGCCTTCCGCCTGCCCGGCGACGAGCCGGCCGACAACCTCTACCACCGCGTGGCGGAATTCCTCAAAAACAAGCAGCCCGGCCAGGTCGACAGCGACGAGGTGCAGCAGATAAAGGGCCTTATCCGGCGCGGCGAGGCCAAGAGTGCCTGCCGCCTGGCCGGCGTGCCCGACGCCAACGCCCACTTCCTCGACCTGCCTTTCTACGAAACCGGCCGCGTGCGCAAAAAGCCGCTCGGCGACGAGGACATCCGCCTCACCATGGAGCTGCTGAACCGCATTCAGCCCCATCAGATTTACGCGGCCGGCGACCTGAGCGACCCGCACGGCACGCACCGCGTGTGCCTGGCCGCCATTTTTGAGTCGATTTACCGACTGAAGGAGTCGGGCACGCAGTGGCTCGACGACTGCTGGGTGTGGCTCTACCGCGGGGCCTGGCAGGAATGGGACATCGACCAGATTGAGATGGCCGTGCCCCTCTCCCCTTCCGAGCTCACGCGCAAGCGCCGCGCCATCTTCAAGCACCAGAGCCAGAAGGACCGGCCGCTGTTCCCCGGCGCCGACCAGCGCGAGTTCTGGCAGCGCAGTGAGGCCCGCAACCGCACCACGGCCAAGATTTACGACGAGCTCGGCCTGCCCGAATACGAAGGCATTGAGGCCTTCGTGCGCTGGGCTTTTTGA
- the proC gene encoding pyrroline-5-carboxylate reductase, producing MKILIIGGGNMGLTYARSFVRAHITSRLDLRLLARSPERVAALAAHELGTVWGTPAECVPGADLLILAVKPQDSPALFEVLRGLVQPQQVVLSIMAGVRIATLREALGTPKIIRAMPNLPAQIGMGMTAFTSTDEVTRAELVQVQNLLSTTGKTVYVETEAAIDASTAISGSGPAYVYYCMSALMDAAAQMGFAPAEAELLVSQTFRGAVELYSQSGLSCEEWIARVASKGGTTEAALKAFGAGQVREGLVAGAKAARDRAEELGK from the coding sequence ATGAAAATTCTCATCATCGGCGGCGGCAACATGGGCCTGACGTACGCCCGCAGTTTCGTGCGTGCCCACATCACCTCGCGGCTCGACTTGCGGCTGCTGGCCCGCTCGCCCGAGCGGGTGGCGGCGCTGGCGGCCCACGAGTTGGGAACGGTATGGGGAACACCGGCCGAGTGCGTACCGGGCGCCGACCTGCTCATTTTGGCCGTGAAGCCACAGGATTCGCCGGCCCTGTTTGAGGTGCTGCGCGGGCTGGTGCAGCCGCAGCAAGTGGTGCTCAGCATCATGGCGGGCGTGCGCATTGCCACCCTGCGCGAGGCTCTGGGCACGCCTAAAATCATTCGGGCCATGCCCAACCTCCCGGCCCAAATCGGCATGGGCATGACGGCTTTCACCAGCACCGACGAGGTGACCCGCGCCGAACTGGTGCAGGTGCAGAACCTGCTCAGCACCACCGGCAAGACGGTCTACGTGGAAACCGAAGCCGCCATCGACGCCAGCACGGCCATTTCGGGCAGCGGCCCGGCCTACGTGTACTACTGCATGAGCGCCCTCATGGACGCGGCCGCCCAGATGGGCTTCGCCCCCGCCGAAGCCGAGTTGCTGGTGAGCCAGACCTTCCGCGGCGCGGTGGAGCTATACTCGCAATCGGGCCTGAGCTGCGAGGAGTGGATTGCCAGAGTGGCTTCCAAGGGCGGCACCACGGAAGCCGCGCTTAAAGCCTTTGGCGCGGGCCAGGTGCGCGAAGGGCTGGTGGCCGGGGCCAAAGCGGCGCGAGACCGGGCCGAGGAATTGGGGAAGTAG
- a CDS encoding SusC/RagA family TonB-linked outer membrane protein, whose protein sequence is MYHLYRDQLARHLGGLLLCLLLAVPVLAQTAGQRYTLRGRVTDAAGLGLPGATVLLNGTTFGASSDADGAYSVSATVAPGNYTLTISLIGYKSETRPLRLGTDETVTTDVALAEAQQKLDEVVVVGSTVTVNRRELGNAISTIKGSELTQSGSGAVLNSLQGKVPGAQITQNSGDPAGSMSVRLRGIHTLAGSSDPLYVIDGVIISNASTNVSQLALANDIGVANAGQNRLADLNPNDIASINVVNGSAAAAIYGSRAANGVVIITTKRGAAGGVKVSAFTSFTVNELRKSVSVNTYGKQFGYAGLRLYTIGGITPANIAANPGTTTTSITRANVATPLASNLVDVPRYNYFDQIFRTGYGTDDGVSFSGGSERTQYYVSLGYLKNQGIIKGTDFTRYNLRARVEQRLTNWAKISAGLSYINSFSNEKANGNVFYSPINSVNITNNIYDITQRDANGNLLAVEPTRVNPLSTIEDMKFTQGVNRTISDVQVNLTPFKGFSLDYVFGVDAFSQAGQGYIRPYPYQATAGLPAARYPFGYASNANNVAVQLNSDINAGYEYDFSETLKLSLRAGYNYQFSQQDLTATQGQNLAPFITTVSGASNTTVTSQYNLDRYSLSGYYGQATLGYRNLAFITAAVRRDRASKFSPSQTNQVYPKISGSLVVSDMSFWQNSTYGQVFNTLKLRASYGESGNLVILPTYGRFYAFNPVGFLGRNTLTPSTQLANPDVKPERNSEVEVGADFGFLKDRISLGATYYYQEITDLLLSRNLAPSSGGATIFNNVGRMENRGVELQLTVVPVKTENFTWDVTALYNRNRNKVLDLPGSNGNTQAISIDNAAGAPVYLLAGQPAGVFYGSGYARDANGNLLLTPQGFPQDERTTGQAVGAVGFVPSRTADGQPSYGPGTAIANVIIGDPNPKWTGSLSSNFSYKKLSLHVLFDAVQGNSVFNADKRTRQGVGLGDLAEKELRGELPRGYIFAIYNTQEFRVDDGSYVKLREAALSYALPTFTRLISSLNLSLVGRNLYSWDNYNGFDPETSAGGSNDLLRAIDFGNVPIPRTYQIKLSATF, encoded by the coding sequence ATGTACCACTTATATCGAGACCAGCTGGCCCGGCATTTGGGCGGGCTGCTGCTGTGCCTGCTGCTGGCCGTGCCAGTGCTGGCCCAAACCGCCGGCCAGCGCTACACCCTGCGCGGCCGCGTGACCGACGCCGCCGGCCTGGGCCTGCCCGGGGCCACGGTGCTGCTGAACGGCACCACCTTCGGCGCGTCGTCGGACGCCGACGGGGCATATTCGGTGAGCGCCACCGTAGCGCCCGGCAACTACACCCTCACCATTTCGCTGATTGGCTACAAGTCGGAAACGCGCCCGCTGCGGCTGGGCACCGACGAAACCGTGACCACCGACGTGGCCCTGGCCGAAGCCCAGCAGAAGCTGGACGAAGTCGTAGTAGTCGGCTCGACGGTGACCGTGAACCGCCGCGAGTTGGGCAACGCCATCAGCACCATCAAAGGCTCGGAGCTGACACAGAGCGGCTCGGGCGCGGTGCTGAACTCGCTGCAGGGCAAGGTGCCCGGCGCCCAGATTACCCAAAACTCGGGCGACCCGGCGGGTTCGATGTCGGTGCGCCTGCGGGGCATTCACACGCTGGCGGGGTCGTCGGACCCGCTGTATGTGATTGACGGCGTGATTATCAGCAACGCCAGCACCAACGTGTCGCAGCTGGCGCTGGCCAACGACATCGGGGTGGCCAATGCGGGCCAGAACCGCCTGGCCGACCTCAACCCCAACGACATTGCCAGCATCAACGTGGTGAACGGCTCGGCGGCGGCGGCCATCTACGGCTCGCGGGCCGCCAACGGAGTAGTCATCATCACCACCAAGCGCGGGGCGGCCGGCGGGGTGAAGGTATCGGCCTTCACCAGCTTCACCGTCAACGAGCTGCGCAAATCGGTGTCGGTGAACACCTACGGCAAGCAGTTTGGCTACGCGGGGCTGCGGCTCTACACCATCGGGGGCATCACGCCAGCCAACATTGCGGCCAACCCCGGCACCACCACCACCAGCATCACGCGGGCCAACGTGGCCACGCCGCTGGCCAGCAACCTGGTGGACGTGCCGCGCTACAACTACTTCGACCAGATTTTCCGGACCGGCTACGGCACCGACGACGGCGTGTCGTTTTCGGGCGGCTCGGAGCGCACGCAGTACTACGTGTCGCTAGGCTACCTCAAAAACCAGGGCATCATCAAGGGCACCGACTTCACGCGCTACAACCTGCGGGCGCGGGTGGAGCAGCGCCTCACCAACTGGGCCAAAATTTCGGCTGGCTTGAGCTACATCAACAGCTTCTCGAACGAGAAAGCCAACGGCAACGTGTTCTACAGCCCGATTAACTCGGTCAACATCACCAACAACATCTACGACATCACGCAACGCGACGCCAACGGCAACCTGCTGGCCGTGGAGCCCACCCGCGTGAACCCGCTCTCGACCATCGAGGACATGAAGTTTACGCAGGGCGTGAACCGCACCATCAGCGACGTGCAGGTTAACCTGACGCCATTCAAAGGCTTTTCGCTCGATTACGTGTTTGGGGTGGATGCCTTTTCGCAGGCGGGTCAGGGCTACATCCGGCCCTACCCCTACCAGGCCACGGCCGGCCTGCCCGCCGCCCGCTACCCCTTCGGCTACGCGTCCAACGCCAACAATGTGGCCGTGCAGCTCAACTCCGACATCAACGCGGGCTACGAGTACGACTTCAGCGAAACGCTGAAACTGAGTTTGCGCGCCGGCTATAACTACCAGTTTAGCCAGCAGGACCTGACGGCCACGCAGGGCCAGAACCTGGCACCGTTCATCACCACGGTGAGCGGGGCCTCGAACACCACCGTGACCTCGCAGTACAACCTCGACCGGTATTCGCTGAGCGGCTACTATGGGCAGGCCACGTTGGGCTACCGCAACCTGGCTTTCATCACGGCGGCCGTGCGCCGCGACCGGGCCAGCAAGTTCTCGCCCTCGCAAACCAACCAGGTGTACCCGAAAATCAGCGGCTCGCTGGTGGTGTCGGACATGAGCTTCTGGCAGAATTCCACCTACGGCCAGGTATTCAACACGCTGAAGCTGCGGGCCAGCTACGGCGAGTCGGGCAACCTGGTTATTCTGCCCACCTACGGCCGCTTCTACGCCTTCAATCCGGTGGGCTTCCTGGGCCGCAATACCCTCACGCCCAGCACGCAGCTGGCTAACCCCGACGTGAAACCCGAGCGCAACTCCGAGGTGGAGGTGGGCGCCGACTTCGGCTTCCTCAAGGACCGCATCAGCCTGGGCGCCACGTACTATTATCAGGAAATCACCGACCTGCTGCTCTCGCGCAACCTGGCGCCGTCGTCGGGCGGGGCCACCATCTTCAACAACGTGGGCCGCATGGAAAACCGCGGCGTGGAACTGCAGTTGACGGTGGTGCCGGTGAAAACCGAAAACTTCACCTGGGACGTGACGGCGCTCTATAACCGCAACCGCAACAAGGTGCTGGACCTGCCCGGCTCGAACGGCAACACCCAGGCCATTTCCATCGACAACGCGGCCGGTGCGCCGGTGTACCTACTGGCCGGGCAGCCGGCGGGCGTGTTCTACGGTTCGGGCTACGCCCGCGACGCCAACGGCAACCTGCTGCTCACGCCGCAGGGCTTCCCGCAGGACGAGCGCACCACCGGACAGGCCGTGGGCGCGGTAGGCTTTGTGCCCTCGCGCACGGCCGACGGCCAGCCGAGCTACGGGCCCGGCACGGCCATTGCCAACGTCATCATCGGCGACCCCAACCCGAAATGGACGGGCTCGCTGAGCAGCAACTTCAGCTACAAGAAGCTGTCGCTGCACGTGCTGTTTGATGCGGTGCAAGGCAACAGCGTGTTCAACGCCGACAAGCGCACCCGCCAGGGCGTGGGCCTGGGCGATTTGGCCGAGAAGGAGTTGCGGGGCGAGCTGCCACGCGGCTACATCTTCGCCATCTACAACACTCAGGAATTCCGCGTCGATGACGGCTCGTACGTGAAGCTGCGCGAGGCGGCGCTGAGCTACGCGCTGCCCACCTTCACGCGCCTCATCAGCAGCCTGAACCTTTCGCTGGTGGGCCGCAACCTGTATTCATGGGACAACTACAACGGCTTCGACCCCGAAACCAGCGCGGGCGGGTCGAACGACCTGTTGCGCGCCATCGACTTCGGCAACGTGCCCATCCCGCGCACTTACCAGATTAAGCTTTCGGCCACGTTCTAG
- a CDS encoding heparan-alpha-glucosaminide N-acetyltransferase domain-containing protein — protein MNSTTQAALDTTGTLPLAEASQPGRLISLDVFRGLTVMAMILVNNPGDWGHIYPPLEHAEWNGCTPTDLIFPFFLFIVGVSLVYALDGVKRQGGPQGSVLWRVLRRAAVLFGLGLLLSLYPKFNFPVVRIMGVLQRIALVFLGCSFIFLKTSWRTQAWLVVGFLIGYAVLMQLVPVPGFGPANLEPSTNLGAWLDRLVFTEPHLWKQSKTWDPEGLLGTLPALATGLLGALTAQWLRRKDQEPATKVAWIFVASGAIILLGLIWAPWFPINKALWSSSYVLYTGGLAMASLAALYWICDVQGHRAWTRPAVVYGVNAILVFCLSALLSRTFGLFTLPLPNGKTGGVKEWLYEWGIAPHFNDPRMASAAGAITLIIIWYFILSWMYKKGVVLKV, from the coding sequence ATGAACTCCACCACCCAAGCCGCCCTCGACACCACCGGCACGCTGCCCCTGGCCGAAGCCTCGCAGCCGGGTCGCCTCATCAGCCTCGACGTCTTCCGCGGCCTGACCGTGATGGCCATGATTTTGGTAAACAACCCCGGCGACTGGGGCCACATCTACCCGCCGCTGGAGCACGCCGAGTGGAACGGCTGTACGCCGACGGACCTCATTTTCCCGTTTTTCCTGTTCATCGTGGGCGTGAGCCTGGTGTACGCCCTCGACGGGGTGAAGCGCCAGGGCGGGCCGCAAGGCTCGGTGCTGTGGCGGGTGTTGCGCCGCGCGGCGGTGTTGTTTGGCCTGGGCCTGCTGCTGTCGCTGTATCCCAAATTCAATTTCCCGGTAGTGCGCATTATGGGGGTGCTGCAGCGCATTGCGCTGGTGTTTTTGGGCTGCAGCTTCATTTTTCTGAAAACCAGCTGGCGCACGCAGGCCTGGCTCGTCGTTGGCTTTCTCATCGGCTACGCGGTGCTGATGCAGCTGGTGCCCGTGCCCGGCTTCGGCCCGGCCAACCTGGAGCCCAGCACCAACCTCGGCGCCTGGCTCGACCGGCTGGTGTTCACCGAGCCCCACCTCTGGAAACAAAGCAAAACCTGGGACCCCGAGGGCCTGCTGGGCACGCTGCCCGCCCTGGCCACCGGCCTGCTGGGCGCGCTCACGGCCCAGTGGCTGCGCCGCAAAGACCAGGAGCCCGCCACCAAAGTGGCCTGGATATTCGTGGCCAGCGGCGCCATCATCCTGCTGGGGTTGATTTGGGCGCCGTGGTTCCCCATCAACAAAGCCCTGTGGAGCAGCTCCTACGTGCTCTACACCGGCGGCCTGGCCATGGCCAGCCTGGCGGCCCTCTACTGGATTTGCGACGTGCAGGGCCACCGCGCCTGGACGCGCCCGGCCGTGGTCTACGGCGTCAACGCCATCCTGGTATTCTGCCTGTCGGCGCTGCTTTCGCGCACGTTCGGGCTGTTCACGCTGCCGCTGCCGAACGGCAAAACCGGCGGCGTGAAGGAATGGCTTTACGAGTGGGGTATTGCCCCGCACTTCAACGACCCGCGCATGGCTTCGGCCGCCGGGGCCATTACGCTGATTATCATCTGGTATTTCATTCTGAGCTGGATGTACAAGAAGGGCGTGGTGCTGAAGGTGTGA
- a CDS encoding anhydro-N-acetylmuramic acid kinase produces MNSHLARLCQLAAQPSRRIIGLMSGTSLDGLDVALCRLTGHGPGTQLELERFQTVPYSDDTKVRIRKVFAREQVSLEFLTLLNPWLGQLHAAAILDCLREWQIAATEIDLIASHGQTIYHAPRHQHQHPDFDLNATLQLSDGDHVAVGTGIITLSDFRQKHVAAGGEGAPLAAYGDFLLLSSADEERLLLNLGGIANFTYLPRVGGDATTAFSTDTGPGNTLLDATVRAHRPEMAYDEDGRLALAGRVHESLLTALLDHPFFSAPLPKTTGPELFSTTYLSEAQRRSATETLGLEDTLATLAELSAVGVARAVQAAFAERPAPTAVYASGGGAHNPALLAALRRYLPAARFASTDVLGVSGDAKEAILFAVLANEAVAGQPVAIGAGRQRVPAVGMGKVSFPG; encoded by the coding sequence ATGAACTCCCACCTCGCCCGCCTTTGCCAACTCGCCGCGCAACCCAGCCGCCGCATCATCGGCCTGATGTCGGGCACCTCGCTCGATGGGCTGGACGTGGCGCTGTGCCGCCTGACGGGCCACGGCCCCGGCACCCAGCTGGAATTGGAGCGTTTTCAGACGGTACCCTATTCCGATGACACCAAGGTCCGCATCCGCAAAGTGTTTGCCCGCGAGCAGGTGAGCCTGGAGTTTCTCACGCTGCTGAACCCCTGGCTGGGCCAGCTGCATGCCGCTGCCATTCTGGACTGCCTGCGCGAATGGCAGATTGCCGCCACCGAAATCGACCTCATCGCCAGCCACGGCCAGACCATCTACCACGCCCCGCGCCACCAGCATCAGCACCCCGATTTCGACCTGAACGCAACCCTGCAGCTCAGCGACGGCGACCACGTGGCCGTGGGCACTGGCATCATCACCCTCAGCGACTTTCGGCAGAAGCACGTAGCGGCCGGCGGCGAGGGCGCCCCACTGGCGGCCTATGGCGACTTTCTGCTATTGAGCAGTGCCGACGAGGAACGGCTGCTGCTCAACCTCGGCGGCATTGCCAATTTTACCTACCTGCCCCGCGTCGGCGGCGACGCCACCACCGCCTTCAGCACCGACACCGGCCCGGGCAACACCTTGCTCGACGCCACCGTGCGCGCCCACCGCCCCGAAATGGCTTACGACGAAGACGGCCGCCTGGCCCTGGCCGGCCGCGTGCACGAAAGCCTGCTCACGGCTCTGCTCGACCACCCGTTTTTCAGCGCCCCGCTGCCTAAAACCACCGGCCCCGAGCTATTCAGCACCACTTACCTGTCTGAAGCCCAACGCCGCAGCGCCACCGAAACGCTGGGTTTGGAAGACACCCTGGCCACGCTGGCCGAGCTCAGCGCTGTGGGCGTGGCGCGGGCCGTGCAAGCCGCCTTTGCCGAGCGGCCCGCGCCGACAGCAGTGTATGCCAGTGGTGGCGGGGCCCACAACCCCGCCCTGCTGGCAGCATTGCGGCGTTATTTGCCCGCCGCCCGCTTCGCCAGCACCGACGTGCTAGGCGTGTCGGGCGACGCCAAGGAAGCTATTTTGTTTGCCGTGCTGGCCAATGAGGCCGTGGCCGGCCAGCCCGTGGCCATTGGCGCGGGCCGGCAGCGGGTGCCCGCGGTAGGTATGGGCAAGGTTTCGTTTCCGGGGTGA
- a CDS encoding transposase, producing the protein MELTYYQRFLPHILGAGESYFITFRLAGSLPREVVLRLMEERELLRKSAAASPATQPREGFFSTFDGVLDRSDHGPCYLCGAAESAIVKAALHYADGPGYELLAYCVMPNHVHLVVHLPLEIVTPLARTLQRLKSHTARHLNRLRKDNGRVWQRESYDHRIRNARELAATIAYTLNNPVKAGLAADWQQWPHSYWREE; encoded by the coding sequence ATGGAGCTGACCTATTACCAGCGTTTTCTGCCGCATATACTAGGTGCGGGGGAGTCCTACTTCATCACGTTTCGCCTAGCAGGCTCGCTGCCCCGCGAGGTGGTGCTGCGGTTGATGGAAGAACGTGAGCTTCTACGCAAAAGCGCGGCAGCGTCGCCTGCCACTCAGCCGCGTGAGGGCTTTTTCAGCACTTTCGATGGCGTGCTTGACCGGTCCGACCACGGGCCGTGCTACCTGTGCGGCGCAGCCGAGTCGGCCATCGTAAAAGCTGCCTTGCATTACGCCGACGGGCCCGGCTATGAGCTGCTGGCTTACTGCGTGATGCCCAACCATGTGCATTTGGTAGTGCACCTGCCGCTGGAAATCGTTACCCCGCTGGCCCGGACGCTACAACGGCTTAAAAGCCACACCGCCCGCCACCTCAACCGGCTGCGAAAGGACAACGGCAGGGTCTGGCAGCGCGAAAGCTACGACCACCGCATTCGTAATGCGCGGGAGCTGGCGGCCACCATTGCCTACACCCTCAACAATCCGGTGAAGGCCGGCTTGGCCGCCGACTGGCAGCAGTGGCCCCATAGCTACTGGCGCGAGGAGTAA